The following proteins come from a genomic window of Streptomyces sp. NBC_00539:
- the fabI gene encoding enoyl-ACP reductase FabI gives MSGILEGKRILITGVLMESSIAFHAAKLAQEQGAEVILTAWPRPSLTERIAKKLPKPVKVIELDVTNEEHLARLEQLVRDELGGLDGVVHSIGFAPQDALGGNFLNTPFESVATAMHVSAFSLKSLTMACKPLFPHEGAAVVGLTFDAQFAWPQYDWMGPAKAALEATSRYLARDLGKENIRCNLVSAGPLGSMAAKSIPGFSDLADVWNSRSMLEWDMSDPEPTGRAIVALLSDWFPKTTGEIVHVDGGLHAMGA, from the coding sequence ATGAGTGGAATTCTCGAAGGCAAGCGCATCCTCATCACGGGGGTGCTGATGGAGTCGTCCATCGCCTTCCATGCCGCCAAGCTGGCCCAGGAGCAGGGCGCCGAAGTCATCCTCACGGCGTGGCCGCGCCCCTCGCTGACCGAGCGCATCGCCAAGAAGCTGCCCAAGCCGGTCAAGGTGATCGAGCTCGACGTCACCAACGAGGAGCACCTGGCCCGCCTGGAGCAGCTCGTCCGCGACGAGCTCGGCGGCCTGGACGGGGTCGTCCACTCCATCGGCTTCGCGCCGCAGGACGCCCTGGGCGGCAACTTCCTGAACACCCCGTTCGAGTCGGTCGCCACCGCCATGCACGTCTCGGCGTTCTCGCTGAAGTCGCTCACCATGGCCTGCAAGCCGCTGTTCCCGCACGAGGGCGCGGCCGTCGTCGGCCTGACCTTCGACGCGCAGTTCGCCTGGCCGCAGTACGACTGGATGGGCCCGGCGAAGGCCGCGCTGGAGGCCACGAGCCGCTACCTCGCCCGTGACCTGGGCAAGGAGAACATCCGCTGCAACCTGGTCTCGGCCGGTCCGCTCGGCTCGATGGCCGCGAAGTCCATCCCGGGCTTCTCCGACCTGGCCGACGTGTGGAACTCCCGCTCCATGCTGGAGTGGGACATGAGCGACCCGGAGCCGACGGGCCGGGCCATCGTGGCCCTGCTCTCCGACTGGTTCCCGAAGACCACGGGCGAGATCGTCCACGTGGACGGCGGCCTGCACGCCATGGGCGCCTGA
- a CDS encoding FadR/GntR family transcriptional regulator produces the protein MPLTSPRRSALVDQVIAQLRNQITSGEWPVGARIPTEPELVELLGVARNTVREAVRALAHNGLLDIRQGSGTYVLATSELAGVMHRRFAGADPRHIAELRSTLESSAARLAAERRTERDLDQLDALLARREEAWRSGDAELFVAADVSLHMAVVTASHNEVLVGLYADLGDLVADWLRADVGPELTPQTHMDHARLIEAIRRGDADTAASEAAGYPFACLRGQ, from the coding sequence ATGCCGCTGACCTCGCCCCGGCGATCCGCGCTCGTCGACCAGGTGATCGCCCAGCTCAGGAACCAGATCACCTCCGGTGAGTGGCCCGTGGGCGCCCGGATCCCCACCGAACCCGAGCTGGTCGAGCTACTGGGCGTCGCCCGCAACACGGTGCGGGAGGCCGTCCGGGCCCTCGCCCACAACGGCCTCCTCGACATCCGCCAGGGCTCGGGCACCTACGTCCTCGCCACCAGCGAGCTGGCCGGGGTGATGCACCGCCGCTTCGCGGGCGCCGACCCCCGGCACATCGCCGAGCTGCGCTCCACGCTGGAGTCCTCGGCGGCCCGGCTGGCGGCGGAGCGCCGCACCGAACGGGACCTCGACCAGCTGGACGCGCTGCTGGCCCGGCGCGAGGAGGCCTGGCGCAGCGGGGACGCGGAGCTGTTCGTGGCGGCGGACGTCAGCCTGCACATGGCGGTGGTGACGGCCTCGCACAACGAGGTGCTGGTGGGCCTGTACGCGGACCTGGGCGACCTGGTGGCGGACTGGCTGCGGGCGGACGTCGGGCCGGAGCTGACCCCCCAGACGCACATGGACCACGCCCGGCTGATCGAGGCGATCCGGCGCGGGGACGCGGACACGGCCGCGTCGGAGGCGGCGGGCTATCCGTTCGCCTGCCTGCGGGGGCAGTAG
- the fabG gene encoding 3-oxoacyl-[acyl-carrier-protein] reductase gives MSRSVLVTGGNRGIGLAIARVFAEAGDKVAITYRSGEPPQELASLGVLAVRCDITDSEQVEQAYKEIEDKHGAVEVLVANAGITKDTLLMRMSEEDFASVVDTNLTGTFRVVKRANRGMLRAKKGRVVLISSVVGLLGAAGQANYAASKAALVGFARSLARELGSRNITFNVVAPGFVDTDMTKVLTDEQRAAIVGQVPLGRYAQPEEVAAAVSFLASDNAAYITGAVIPVDGGLGMGH, from the coding sequence TTGAGCCGCTCGGTTCTCGTCACCGGAGGAAACCGGGGCATCGGCCTCGCCATCGCCCGAGTCTTCGCGGAGGCGGGCGACAAGGTCGCGATCACGTACCGGTCCGGCGAGCCGCCGCAGGAGCTCGCCTCGCTGGGTGTCCTGGCGGTCCGCTGCGACATCACCGACTCGGAGCAGGTGGAGCAGGCCTACAAGGAGATCGAGGACAAGCACGGCGCGGTCGAGGTGCTGGTGGCCAACGCCGGCATCACCAAGGACACGCTGCTCATGCGGATGTCCGAGGAGGACTTCGCGTCCGTCGTCGACACCAACCTCACCGGCACGTTCCGGGTCGTCAAGCGGGCCAACCGCGGGATGCTGCGCGCCAAGAAGGGCCGCGTCGTCCTGATCTCCTCGGTCGTCGGTCTCCTCGGAGCGGCCGGCCAGGCCAACTACGCCGCCTCGAAGGCCGCCCTCGTGGGCTTCGCCCGCTCGCTCGCCCGTGAGCTCGGATCCCGCAACATCACCTTCAACGTCGTCGCCCCCGGTTTCGTGGACACCGACATGACGAAGGTGCTCACCGACGAGCAGCGCGCGGCCATCGTGGGCCAGGTGCCCCTGGGCCGCTACGCGCAGCCCGAGGAGGTCGCGGCGGCCGTGAGCTTCCTGGCGTCCGACAACGCCGCGTACATCACCGGAGCCGTCATTCCCGTAGACGGCGGATTGGGCATGGGTCACTGA